The DNA region CTGTATTTGATATACTAAGTCCTTCGATGGTTTTCCGGTTCTCAAGCAGATATTGAGAGGTATTTTACTTGGGGGCAATCTATTACCTTCTTCTGTTCTGAGCGGGATGCCTAGTTCCTGTATCTTAGAATTCAACCCCTCTTTCTCGGTAATTCCCAGAATTTCGCTAGCTGATGGATTCATTGATTTGATTTTTCCGTCAGAACCATGGAAAAGAAAACCCAAATCCATCGATTTAATGAGTGTCCGATATCTCTTTTCACTCCGTAGAAGCTTGCGTTGATCCCTTTGCTGTTTCGTAATATCACGGATTTTTGTTAAAATGTGAACTATTTGTCCCCCTTTCTTCACAGGCACTTTCGTAGTTTCTGTGTAAATGGTCCTTTGCCCCACCTGATTTCGCTCACGGGTTTTGTGGACTATTCCAGCTTGAAACACTTGCCGATACTCTTCAATCGCTGTTTCATCGAGAAATGGAAATGCGTTCGTGACCCTCACTCCCACTATGTCACTGCGAAGTCCGAGCTCTTCCAGCCATTTCCTGAGAGCAGGATTTGTCAATGTGATTCTAAGATTATCATCTATCACGTGCATTGGGTCGTCCATTGCTTCAAGTGTTGTTCGATACTTCTCTTCGCTCTCTTCCAGTGCCTTGAGCGCCATTATCTGTTCTGTTACATCTTGGAGCTGAATCATAATGCCTTTGGGCTCAGAATTGCCAGTTCCTCCGAGCGGTGTGATTAGTGTTTCTAGATACACTATCCCTTCTCTGGATGTTTCATAGAGATTATGCTTCTGAACGAGAGAGAAATCAAACTTGGAATCAAATCTGTATGGTTCCCTGTTACGGATTTTCTCCTTGATATGTTCGGGTGTATTAGGGTCTTTCAGCAGATTGAATCCGATGATGTCCTCTTCGTCTGATACGCCAAATATTTCTTGAGCGGCGGAATTGGCTCGAATGATGCAACCTTCGTCATCCAGAATTTCAATTCCAATTGGTGACTGTTGGAAAAGAGCAAAGAACCGTTCTTGGCTTTTCTCCAGGGCCTTCAATGCTTGCTTCCGTTCGGTTATATTCTCAATTTGAACCATGAACCTCTCAATATCTGATTCATTATCCATTCTTAGAGGGGTAATATGCGTTTCAAGGTTCACTACTCCTGATTTGCTTGTTTCATACATTTTACGCTCCCTAACCAGAGAATAATCGAATTCAGATTCGTATGAAACCGGCTCACGATTCCTTATCTTCTCTTTCACATAATCTGGAGTGTTTGGGTCCTCGAGCAAACTAAATCCTAACACCTTTTCTTCGCTATCAACACCGAATATTTCCAATGCGGCTTCATTAGCTCTTACGATTTTGCCCTCAACATCCAGTATTTCCATACCGATTGGAGATTCATTAAAAAGCGAGCGGAACCTCTCTTCGCTCTCTTCAATTGATTTTAATCTTTCCTTTTCTCTAGTTATATCGTAAATCACTGCAGCTATACACCAAGGAGAGCCATCACTCCTATATAGGAGCCATGTGCGAATTCGTGCTGGGAATCGGGAGCCATCTTTCCTGATGTATTCCTTTTCGTAAAGGCCTGAATAGCCTCTATCAATCACCTGAGAGTTGTAGATTATTTGCTCTTTTTCATGGTATTCTTCTGGCGTAACATCATGGTATGTAAGCTGTGAGAGCTCATCATTTGTATATCCGATCATTTCTTGAAATGCACGATTTGTCTCTATGAAATGACCATTCATATCTGTGAAGGCTATCCCATTCAAACTTGTCTCAAAAAGTACTCTGTACTTGTGCTCAGTTCTTTTCACCCTTTTCTGTGCTTGTACACGGTCCGTTACATCAAGGATTATCCCGCTCAAATACTGTAATACACCCCTCTCATTCCGGACTCCTTTTCCTCTTTCTTCTACCCACCTGATTTCCCCTTCAGAATCTATAATCCGGTAGTCAATTGCAAAATGGCAGTTATGTTCAACTCCATGCTCAACCTCTTGTCTTACATATGAACGATCATCAGGATGAATGATGCTGTTGTAAGAACGAACTTTGTTGTCTATGAAATCTGATGCAGGGTATCCAGAGATGTCTTCGATCCCGTCACTCAGCCAGTGCATGGTCCAATGCTTATCCATGGCGCACTCATAGACTGCCCCATGAATATTGTCAACTAGGGTCCGGTACTTCTTGTCAATTTCTTCGTGGCCCCTTTCACATTTTTTCGAGTCCATTTCGGAATTAGTCCCCTAATATTTCCGACCAAATCGCATTGCCAATTGGCACTGATTGAGTATTTTGCAGCATTTCAGATTGCGGATATATCCCTCTGAGCCATCGGATAGCGGAATATAGCTCTTTAGTTGTAATTTTAGTCTTTTCCCGATAGCATCCTTCAAAAGAAAAGTTGAAGAGCCTAATTTTTGTTGTTTTTAATACATAGACATTCATATGGGCAGCGCTAGTTTCCTGCAAATTCAGTTCTAGTTATTATTTCCTCTTGTACAAATGGATCTAATTCGATGAAATACGCGCTATACCCAGCTACTCGAACTATAAGGTTCCTATGCTGTTTTGGATGAATCTTTGCTTCTTCAAGGGTCTCCCTGTCAACTACATTGAACTGAACGTGCAAGCCACCTAGTTGGAAATAGGCATTCACCAGCGAGATGAATTTCTTTCTATTCTCTCTATTCTTGAATATGCTTGGCGTGAATTTCATATTGTAAAGGGTTCCATTGTAACAGCAGCCATGATCCAGCTTGGCAACGGATTTCATTGCTGAAGTAGGGCCTTTTACATCCCTATTCTGTGTTGGAGATACCCCGTCAGAGAGCATGGTACCGGCTTTACGCCCATCCGGTGTTGCGCCAACACGCTCGCCCATTGGAATATACATCGACACCGAAAAGAGCGCCCCATGATAGGGTGCATCTCTTGTAGTCATCTTGCTCTGAATAGTTGTACAGAACACTTTTCCAGTCCTTTTTGCCAATTCGTCTACTTCGTCAATGTCGTTTCCGTAATTGGCGACCTCGTTTTCAAATCTGACTCTGAGAGCTTCGTTCTCATGGTAGTTGTTGGCGAGTACATCCAGTAGAGTGCTCATATCGAGCTCTTCAGTTCTGAAGACGAATTCACGTATGACTTGGAGTGAGTCTGCCACATTGCCAATTCCGACGCCCATTATGCCTCCACTATTGTATTTTGAGCCGCCCTCTTGCATTGTCACGCCCTCTCCAATGCAATCCTGCAGGAGAGCCGAAATGAAAGGTGTTGGTTTCTCATCTGCAAGTACTTGGGCTGCCATTCTGTCAGCTCTGGTAAGAAGACTAATGGCGTGTTTCAGCTGCGATTCATAAGCTTCCCAGAGTTCTTCAAGAGATTCGAATTCACGAGGATTTCCTGTTTCTATGCCAACTTGCATACCCGTGATTGGGTCAGTACCATTATTGAGTGTCACCTCGAGAATCTTCAGGAGATTGACATATCCGATATTTGGGCGCACATCTGATTTCCCTTCAACAATGGGCTCAACGCAACCGAGAATGGAATAATCGTAGGCTTCATTCTTTTCGACCCCCTTTTTCACCATCATGGGCATGATGATTTCATCATTGAATAGACCTGGCATGCCCAAGCCCTTTGAGATGAGGTCTGTGACTTTGAGTTTGTACTCCTCGGGAGTATCCGGGTGCCAACGGAAGGAAACGGTTGGTTGAGTCAGGTGGATGTTTCCAGTTGCCTCAATAATCAAATCGGTGAGTTCGTTACATGTATCCTCACCTTCGGCGTTCTGACCCCCGATAGTCAGGTTCTGGAACATCGGATGCCCTGCAAAGGCTCTGCTATAATACTCATCTCTCAACTTGATCAAAGATGTGAATTTAATCCAGAGCATTTCGATAAGTTCTGTTGCTTCTTCCTCAGTAAGCTTACCCGATTCGATATCTTGGTGGTAGAAAGGTAGCATATACTGGTCGAATCGACCTGCGGATATTGAATGGCCATTGGATTCGGTCTGTACAAGAAGGTGAATGAACCAGAATGACTGCAGGGCCTCCCAGTACGTACGCGCCGGTTTTTCGGGTACTCTTCTACATATATTGGCTATCGATTTCAGTTCATCTTTTCGCTGAGAATCGGTCTCACGAGCCGCTAGGTCTTCAGCCCGTTCAGCGAATCTATGTGCGAATTTGATTACTGCCTTTAGTTCGATTTCTACGGAGCGGTAAAACTCCTGTTTATTTTTGTCTCTTGGATATTTCTGCTTCAATGATTCTACCCGTTCGAGGATTGATTGTAAACCTTGGTTTAGTACTTCTCGATAATCAACAGTAACATGACCGATTCCTGTGCCTGGAGCCCCGATAGTGAACAAGCCTGCTTCTGCCGCTTTCTTTGCTTCTTCAGGCATCTTCTCATTGCAAATTTCTGCTGTACTCTTGCCTTCCCAATACTGGAACACTTCTCTAAGGGTATCCTTATCGGTTTCACTAATCTGGAAGGGTTCCGTTTCTCGTTCGCTAAGAGTATCCAGCTCGTCGTTTATCCATGTCCAGCTGTATTCCGGAAAAACCTGACATGAACGTGGTGTCGGGCCCATATTGCCAACAATTCGCTCTTCCGGTTCTATTCGAATTGTCATGTTTTCAAGCACGTGCTCAAACGCCTTGGCAAGTCTGAGCATCTGGCTTTCATCTTCATGCTTCCTTAGATACTCTGTGAAGAGATTAGCACGTTCAGCAGAAAGAGTTGGTGACGCCTCAAGCATTCGTCGCTTCATACGCTGGGTTCTCTGGGTCATTTTCGGAAATCACCTTCTCTGAGATTTCTTCGTTCTGCTAATTCAATAGCGTTGGAAGATAATCGCCGAGTAGATCTAGTGCTTTGTTGATTCGTTCTGTAGATGTTGCATAGCAAAGCCTCAAGAAACCTTCACCGAAGCGTCCGAAAGCTGAACCATGAACGGTTACAACTTTCGTGTTTTCAAGAATGTCTATGGCAAGGTCCCATGATTTCTTTCCATATGCTTGCACATCTGGAAAGGCGTAGAATGCTCCTCCTGGAGCTGCAAGGTTTATTCCTTCGATTTCCTTCAGTCCTTCAACCATGATTCTTCGTCTTCTAGTGAATGTTTCTCGCATCTCTGTTATGCAGTCCTGTGGGCCTTCTACTGCTGCTTGGCCGGCTTTCTGAGATATTGAAGTGGGCATGGCAATCACATGCTCTTGAAGATGAACCATGGCGTCTATGATTTCCTCTGGCCCCGTTGCGAAGCCGATTCGCCAGCCTGTCATTGCGTAGCTCTTTGATAATGAGAAGAGCGATATCGTACGCTCTTCCATACCGGGTAGAGAACCTATCGAAATCGGCGCTTCATCAGTGTAGTAGTACTTCTCGTAAGCTTCATCAGAAAGAACGTAAAAATCGTGCTTGATTGCTAAGTCTGCAATCTTCCGAAGTTCATCCTCTGTTGTAATCCCGCCTGTTGGATTGTTTGGGCTATTAACAACGAGAAGCTTGGTCTTGTCTGTAATCAATTCCTCGATATCTTCTGCCCACATACCAAAATCATGTTCCTGCTTCAATTGAATCGGTACTGGTTTTCCCTCAGCTAGCTTAACGTGTGCGTAATGGCTCACAAATCCAGGATCGGGATACATGACTTCGTCACCTGGTTCAACCAGCACCATGTTCGCAAGCAAAAGGCCGCCCATTCCTCCAGCTGTACAAATGACTTGACTAGTGGGATCTATGTCAATGCCATTGTCTTTCTTGGCTTTCTTTGCAAATGCTTTTCTGACCTCCATAAGCCCCGCATTGTGTGTGTACTTTGTATAGCCTTGGTCTATCGCTTCTTTGGCAGCCTCTTTGATATACAGAGGTGTATCAAAATCGGGAACTCCTGCTGTTAAGTCAAGCACATCGCTTCTCTCTAGGGCCATGTTGTACATTTTGCGGATTTCGCTGTGCGGCACGGTTTGGTTTCTTTTGGCCAACATTGCTTGCACCGACGTGTTTAGTTCCATGGTCGAGTCTTTTATATCATATTAAAGGGGCTTTATGTCTCGTTAGAGTTAGTTAAACAACTACGGTGAGGTCAATGACAAAACCCACAGCTGATGAAGTTCGAAAAGCCAATATGGAAACTCTTGCTGCCGCCCACGCTGTATACGTGGAATCGATGCGAGAATTTGGTGGCAAAGAGGGGCTTGAGAAATTGGGAGAGGCGAACCGAATCCATGGAAAGGAACTGGGTGAAGGTGCCATAGAAGATGGAGCACTTAGGAAAGGCGACCTTCGCTCTATATACGAATTCTTCGAAGCTGCTCATCCCTTCTTTGGTTTCGAAATTGAACTGCTTGATGTGGACGAGCATTCATTGCGCCTGAAAGTACATTCCTGCCCATGGATTGAAACTTTCAAGTCCAAAGGCGCACAGGAAAACATCTGCCAATGGGTCTGTAAAATGGATGAGGGAATTGGGCAGGCGGTCAATCCAGATTTAGAAATGACCATACCGAAGTGTATGATGCGCGGCGATGATTACTGCATCTATCATTGGGAGGAATCCTGATTGACCAACAAGAAGACCGACCTCTTGAAACGCGTTCTGAAACTTTACGTAGCGGCTGTGTCAGACGCAGCTGATGAGCTTGAACTCTCTCCGGTTTGCATGGATCGAGAAATCCGCCCGGTTACAAAAAATACACGAATGGCTGGATTTGCTCGCACAGGGAAACTCGTTCGTGCCCCGGTTCAGAGACCGTATGACGAAGAACAATTACATGATTTCATGAGTTTGGCAACGCAAGCCAAGAAAGGCGATTTGGTAGTGATAACTAGCTCCGGTGCAAATGATTGTTCTGTTTGGGGGCAAGTGCTTACCCGAATAGGAAAGCCGAAGGGCTTGCAAGGCGCTGTTGTGGATGGCACTTCTCGGGATATTCATGATATTGATCGAATGAATTTCCCTGTGTTTGCTCGTGGAAGACACCCCGCAACAATGCGCGGACGCCTTGATATGGAATCAGTTGGTGAGCCAATAGTCTGCGGTGGTATTGTTGTCAAACCTGGAGATCTTATTTTTGCAGATGGAGATGGAGTTGTGGCAGTACCTCGGGACCACGCTGAAGACGTTATTTCAGCAGCAGAGGAGGTAGTTGGAACTGATACTTGGTGGGCCGGAAAACTCGAAGAAGGTGAAGACCCTCATGACCTTCATGAAGAAAAACCGATTCCGTAATAGCTAGAGAACTATAGCGAAATTGGATAGGTTCCCTTCTCTTTCGCATAGTCGTACATATGGACAACTTTCTCCGGTGTAGAATCAGGCTGTATGTTATGGGCAGGAGCAAGGATGTAACCTCCCTCTGGAGCAAGGGCCTTGATTCGGGTCTCTATCTCATTCTCAAGATCCTCAATCGTTCCAACAGCAGACATAGCCTCCTGTAAATCAATGCCACCATGAAATGTGAGGCGATTCCCATACTTCTCTTTCAGTTTGAACGAGTCCATACCCTTGGCAAGCGGCTGTATAGGATTGAGAATATCCACCCCCACCTCCATGAGATCCTCAATCATAGGTTCAACGGCACCACACGAGTGGTACATGACCTTCACGTTTGGAGCCCGTTTGTGGATATCTTGGTATATCTTCTCGTGTCTAGGCTTGATATGCTCCCGATACATTTTCGGTGACATTATCAATCCATTCTGATGACCTAAATCATCCCCCACAAGCACGATGTCGAGGTACTCCTTGGTTTCATCAAGTAGGACTCTGTTCATCTCCAAAGCGAGATTCATCGATTTGTCCATCATGGCAGCTGCTAGCTTCGGTCTTGACATCAAATCAATGAGGAACTTCTCAAATCCGCGCATGTAGTGCGCACATATTTCGAATACCCCCCATGGGCCTCCAACCATTCCTACAACTGCGTAATCCGTTTCTTCGTGGAGGTATTTGGCTCTCTCAACAACGCCCTCCATTCGTGCTGGATCTTCTGGGTCGGGCCAGTCATAGTTTTCAACTTGTTCAACCTCGGTGAATTCAGCCCATGGATGGTGTAGTATCTCCCAATACAAACCTACCCATTTTCCACGAAAACCAAATTCTGTATCCACGGTACCATCAGGATACTCTGTTGGTTCGAAATCTGATCCTGGTTTCATGTATACTCGTCTGAAGTCTATATGAAGCCGCTTAAGCATTTCTTCAGAAATCATCCATGAACTCATTATTCCCCATTGTTGCGTTTGTTCTGCTTCAATTCCAAGATACTCACGAGCGCTCTTGTGAGCCTGTGGAGTGATCCACATATCTAATGGCACGCGATCTGGTTCTTCATGATTATATGCTTTGTAGAATCTCTTTCGCGACTTCATGGCTTCTTTCACCATCTACATATCCAAGAACGTTTTTTAATATCACCTTAACAGCCCCTGAAGACGAGACAATCTTCCATCAGTACATTTGGACCAGTTGTTATTGCTATTCTTCTCTATTTCATATTCTCTATGCAGAGCGTCCATGCGTTCAATAGAAACGCTTTCGAGGTTTTGGCATATTTGGGGCATGTAATGTAATACTGGCTGCTTCGTTCTCTTAATCCTAAATTAAGTATCCAAACCAGACCGCAGACTTTAATTGATGTTTATGTTATCACGCGATATCGTGGGTGCTATGCCAGAGCCTGACACAGAGACGGTCACAAAACTACTTGGTGAAATCGTTGGCTCGGAACGAGTGACTGACAAGGATTTTGATATCATTGCATATTCTCGTGATTTGAGTCCTGCCAAACCAAAGAAAGCTACACATATCGTGATGCCTGAATCAAGAGAGGAAATCCAGAAGATTCTCGCATTGGCCAATGAGCATGATATTCCAATCTATCTCCGTGGTGGTGGAACCTCTCATTGGGATGCTTTTCTACCTCAGGAACCCGGTATCCTGCTGGACCTGTCACTGATGAACGAAGTCCTTCATATCGATGAGCGGGATCTTACCGTGACTGTCGAGCCTAATGTCACTTGGGCTAAGCTTGACAAGGAACTGCGGAAACACGATCTTACCTATCTGTGTAGTGAAGCGGGCGGACCTGCAATGACCGTCGGTGGGTCTGTTATGAAAGCGGGCGGAGGACCCCACGGTACGGCGAAGTTTGGTTTCCATGGCAACTCTGACATTATCAGTCTTGAAATGGTTTTGCCAAATGGTGACGTAGTCAACACAGGATCAGCCGCCTGGCCGAGTGCTGGCAAATTCAAACGGCAGTGCTTGGGGCCTGATGTTGCTGGTCTCTTTATCGGTGCTGAAGGAAGTCTAGGAGTGTGCACCGAGCTAACCCTGAGGATTCGGCCTACCTCTGATTACAAAGAACGCTTGTTCATGATTATGCCGACGCTGGATGAAGTTGTTGAAATTGGCCATTTCATCAATTATCACGTTGGCGATGAATTATTGAATGGCTTCTATTTGGCTGTTGACCCGGCTGCGCCCGAAACCTTTGTTGTCATGATGGATATATTTGGCTACGAAGAGGAACTGATTGAGCATCGTAAGGAAAAGATAATCGAGAAGGTTGAGGAATTAGGGGGAGAAATGCAGGATAGTGCTCCAGCCGATGATTACTACGATCGGATTCTAACAGGCCTTACTGATATCTTCGCAGCTGGTGTTTGGCACTTCTTCGGTTCTGGCTCCTTGCGGATTGATGATATCAAGTTCCTGTATGATGTCTGGAAGGAGGAGCTGATTGAGAAACGTGGTTACAGGAAAGCTGCGTTCGGTGGCCAAGTTCTCCCTAGGAACTGGCTTGCATTCATGGTAGCAAACTATGAGGAGCCAGAAGAATGGGACGAGATGATGGAAATAGCGGACGAAATCAATGAAATTGTATTAAACGGGCCTGTGGTTCCGTACGGTATTGGAGGAAAGCATGGACTCCGTCCTTTCCTACGGGCACGGGACACTGGATACTACCGGCTTCTGAAAGAAATCAAACGAACGGTTGACCCGAACAACATACTCCAACGTGGCATATTTTTTGCAGAGGAGGATTTAGAATGAGAATCGAGAAATACGCCGATATGATATACGCCTGCGGTCGATGCAACTTCTGCCGAGGCTTTGATTTTGATAACAGATGTCCGCAGCTCAATCTACAGCGTTGGGAATCCGCCACGGGTAGAGGAAAGATGGCTATTGCTCGAGGGCTTCTGGAAGGCGATTTGGACTACACAGAAGATCTAGTTCCGCGTATATTCGGGTGTTTCATGTGTGCTAGATGTACTGAGGAATGTAAGAAAGCCGCTGAGATTGACATACTTGCCATTACAAAAGCCATGCGTGCTGATTTTGTCGACAATGATGTACCTATTCCTGAAGGCGGGGATCACATGGCAGAAACCGCAATAGAAAGTGGCAATATCTTTGCTGATACACCTGAAGCTCACACAGCGTGGGCTGAAGGACTCAAGTTCACTAAAGGCTCTGGTATGCTTTTCTTCCCTGGTTGTCTGGCAAGTCATCGATTCAAAGAGAAGACAAGAATTCTGGTGCGTGTGCTTCAAGAAGCTGGTTATGAAATGGATTTGCTCGAGGGCGAAAAAAC from Candidatus Lokiarchaeota archaeon includes:
- a CDS encoding PAS domain S-box protein, whose amino-acid sequence is MDSKKCERGHEEIDKKYRTLVDNIHGAVYECAMDKHWTMHWLSDGIEDISGYPASDFIDNKVRSYNSIIHPDDRSYVRQEVEHGVEHNCHFAIDYRIIDSEGEIRWVEERGKGVRNERGVLQYLSGIILDVTDRVQAQKRVKRTEHKYRVLFETSLNGIAFTDMNGHFIETNRAFQEMIGYTNDELSQLTYHDVTPEEYHEKEQIIYNSQVIDRGYSGLYEKEYIRKDGSRFPARIRTWLLYRSDGSPWCIAAVIYDITREKERLKSIEESEERFRSLFNESPIGMEILDVEGKIVRANEAALEIFGVDSEEKVLGFSLLEDPNTPDYVKEKIRNREPVSYESEFDYSLVRERKMYETSKSGVVNLETHITPLRMDNESDIERFMVQIENITERKQALKALEKSQERFFALFQQSPIGIEILDDEGCIIRANSAAQEIFGVSDEEDIIGFNLLKDPNTPEHIKEKIRNREPYRFDSKFDFSLVQKHNLYETSREGIVYLETLITPLGGTGNSEPKGIMIQLQDVTEQIMALKALEESEEKYRTTLEAMDDPMHVIDDNLRITLTNPALRKWLEELGLRSDIVGVRVTNAFPFLDETAIEEYRQVFQAGIVHKTRERNQVGQRTIYTETTKVPVKKGGQIVHILTKIRDITKQQRDQRKLLRSEKRYRTLIKSMDLGFLFHGSDGKIKSMNPSASEILGITEKEGLNSKIQELGIPLRTEEGNRLPPSKIPLNICLRTGKPSKDLVYQIQNKQKNERRWVIMRAVPLTYLEHEEPSEFYTTIRDITDRYRAERALREERDLAQKYLDIAGSIMVILDPDGHIETINDKGCSILGYEEKELIGKNWIDSFIPRKLRQSIREVLQSLGNGNGEDVERMENPILTKEGNERIVEWRNSPLYDGEGNITGVISSGIDITERKKMEENLRTAAETANLYLDVMGHDIRNDLQAIIMAVDILRDQPAKSKDDHFFDTIIEASNDATHLIQKVNSMRGFLFAPLREISLSDIMGVVLSDFKASYPYMDVELIKKVDSPIVEADDYLYNLLMNLLENSAIHNNKSNPYVRIQIEKLGKGYEISIIDNGSGIPESKKEAIFDSNRRYGGVGIPQALRIADKYGAEISIHDRIRNQPKQGTEFRIWLPKVSDGD
- a CDS encoding formate C-acetyltransferase/glycerol dehydratase family glycyl radical enzyme; translation: MTQRTQRMKRRMLEASPTLSAERANLFTEYLRKHEDESQMLRLAKAFEHVLENMTIRIEPEERIVGNMGPTPRSCQVFPEYSWTWINDELDTLSERETEPFQISETDKDTLREVFQYWEGKSTAEICNEKMPEEAKKAAEAGLFTIGAPGTGIGHVTVDYREVLNQGLQSILERVESLKQKYPRDKNKQEFYRSVEIELKAVIKFAHRFAERAEDLAARETDSQRKDELKSIANICRRVPEKPARTYWEALQSFWFIHLLVQTESNGHSISAGRFDQYMLPFYHQDIESGKLTEEEATELIEMLWIKFTSLIKLRDEYYSRAFAGHPMFQNLTIGGQNAEGEDTCNELTDLIIEATGNIHLTQPTVSFRWHPDTPEEYKLKVTDLISKGLGMPGLFNDEIIMPMMVKKGVEKNEAYDYSILGCVEPIVEGKSDVRPNIGYVNLLKILEVTLNNGTDPITGMQVGIETGNPREFESLEELWEAYESQLKHAISLLTRADRMAAQVLADEKPTPFISALLQDCIGEGVTMQEGGSKYNSGGIMGVGIGNVADSLQVIREFVFRTEELDMSTLLDVLANNYHENEALRVRFENEVANYGNDIDEVDELAKRTGKVFCTTIQSKMTTRDAPYHGALFSVSMYIPMGERVGATPDGRKAGTMLSDGVSPTQNRDVKGPTSAMKSVAKLDHGCCYNGTLYNMKFTPSIFKNRENRKKFISLVNAYFQLGGLHVQFNVVDRETLEEAKIHPKQHRNLIVRVAGYSAYFIELDPFVQEEIITRTEFAGN
- a CDS encoding aminotransferase class I/II-fold pyridoxal phosphate-dependent enzyme, with the protein product MELNTSVQAMLAKRNQTVPHSEIRKMYNMALERSDVLDLTAGVPDFDTPLYIKEAAKEAIDQGYTKYTHNAGLMEVRKAFAKKAKKDNGIDIDPTSQVICTAGGMGGLLLANMVLVEPGDEVMYPDPGFVSHYAHVKLAEGKPVPIQLKQEHDFGMWAEDIEELITDKTKLLVVNSPNNPTGGITTEDELRKIADLAIKHDFYVLSDEAYEKYYYTDEAPISIGSLPGMEERTISLFSLSKSYAMTGWRIGFATGPEEIIDAMVHLQEHVIAMPTSISQKAGQAAVEGPQDCITEMRETFTRRRRIMVEGLKEIEGINLAAPGGAFYAFPDVQAYGKKSWDLAIDILENTKVVTVHGSAFGRFGEGFLRLCYATSTERINKALDLLGDYLPTLLN
- a CDS encoding uroporphyrinogen decarboxylase, producing MVKEAMKSRKRFYKAYNHEEPDRVPLDMWITPQAHKSAREYLGIEAEQTQQWGIMSSWMISEEMLKRLHIDFRRVYMKPGSDFEPTEYPDGTVDTEFGFRGKWVGLYWEILHHPWAEFTEVEQVENYDWPDPEDPARMEGVVERAKYLHEETDYAVVGMVGGPWGVFEICAHYMRGFEKFLIDLMSRPKLAAAMMDKSMNLALEMNRVLLDETKEYLDIVLVGDDLGHQNGLIMSPKMYREHIKPRHEKIYQDIHKRAPNVKVMYHSCGAVEPMIEDLMEVGVDILNPIQPLAKGMDSFKLKEKYGNRLTFHGGIDLQEAMSAVGTIEDLENEIETRIKALAPEGGYILAPAHNIQPDSTPEKVVHMYDYAKEKGTYPISL
- a CDS encoding FAD-binding protein; amino-acid sequence: MFMLSRDIVGAMPEPDTETVTKLLGEIVGSERVTDKDFDIIAYSRDLSPAKPKKATHIVMPESREEIQKILALANEHDIPIYLRGGGTSHWDAFLPQEPGILLDLSLMNEVLHIDERDLTVTVEPNVTWAKLDKELRKHDLTYLCSEAGGPAMTVGGSVMKAGGGPHGTAKFGFHGNSDIISLEMVLPNGDVVNTGSAAWPSAGKFKRQCLGPDVAGLFIGAEGSLGVCTELTLRIRPTSDYKERLFMIMPTLDEVVEIGHFINYHVGDELLNGFYLAVDPAAPETFVVMMDIFGYEEELIEHRKEKIIEKVEELGGEMQDSAPADDYYDRILTGLTDIFAAGVWHFFGSGSLRIDDIKFLYDVWKEELIEKRGYRKAAFGGQVLPRNWLAFMVANYEEPEEWDEMMEIADEINEIVLNGPVVPYGIGGKHGLRPFLRARDTGYYRLLKEIKRTVDPNNILQRGIFFAEEDLE